One window of the Lusitaniella coriacea LEGE 07157 genome contains the following:
- a CDS encoding NUDIX hydrolase: MEILKRDRVFSTPWFNIIAKTLNSGNPNEPYYALELHDYAVIVPLTPNQELVLVRQYRPAVETYTLELPSGHVEPGEDPQNTARRELREETGYDAGELEFLGDFVPDTGRFSNKMWCYFAPNVTPNALGARPEENIEVILCPPQDFLNLVRQNQFNHALHLAPILLALLGEKLLPLEQIRMREENVNES, encoded by the coding sequence GTGGAAATCCTTAAGCGCGATCGCGTGTTTTCAACGCCCTGGTTTAATATCATTGCCAAAACTCTCAATTCCGGCAACCCCAACGAACCCTACTACGCCCTGGAACTGCACGATTACGCGGTTATTGTCCCCTTGACCCCAAACCAAGAACTCGTCCTCGTGCGCCAATATCGCCCTGCGGTTGAGACTTATACCCTCGAATTACCGAGCGGTCATGTGGAACCGGGAGAAGACCCCCAAAACACTGCCCGACGGGAGCTACGAGAAGAAACCGGGTACGATGCGGGGGAATTAGAATTTTTAGGGGATTTCGTTCCGGATACCGGTCGCTTTTCCAACAAAATGTGGTGCTATTTTGCCCCCAATGTTACCCCAAATGCCCTGGGCGCGCGACCCGAAGAAAACATAGAAGTCATCCTCTGTCCCCCCCAAGATTTCCTCAATCTCGTTCGCCAGAACCAATTCAACCACGCCCTCCACCTTGCCCCCATTTTGCTTGCGCTTTTAGGCGAAAAGCTCCTACCATTGGAGCAAATACGGATGAGGGAGGAGAATGTCAATGAAAGTTAG
- a CDS encoding type II toxin-antitoxin system HicA family toxin: protein MPRKIRELKAQIVREGFVYLPKRGKGSHERWRHPLIRKTLTIPGNDGDDVPRYLEKQLAKLLTELEELREDRNL, encoded by the coding sequence ATGCCCAGGAAGATTCGAGAGTTGAAAGCTCAAATTGTGCGTGAAGGATTTGTTTACTTACCCAAGCGCGGCAAGGGTAGCCATGAGCGTTGGCGACATCCTTTGATTAGAAAAACACTAACAATCCCAGGCAACGATGGAGATGATGTGCCACGCTACCTAGAAAAACAACTAGCAAAACTACTTACCGAACTAGAAGAGTTGAGAGAGGACAGGAATTTATGA
- a CDS encoding tetratricopeptide repeat protein: protein MIQSTLYRPLECRPDSYQAWYQQGKQLHHWRRYKEALNSYEKALEYYPQDYWTWYERGKVLEDLGRYGEAADSYDCASMVQPDNYWGWYAQGYIALKELHDYDRAILCFNRTLQTKPDDYWSYYRKGEALRKRGRYQGAIVCFDKILELYPNNYWAWYRRGDALRDWGKFDRAIACYDKALACKPGDYWAWYQRAKILRQFGRWETAIQSYIQALTAEPDDPYAWYEQACCYSRLGDLAGMISSLERAIHLHPDWSLNSISSEPSFDNFRDNNWLIELLSQAKSKS from the coding sequence ATGATCCAATCCACCCTTTACCGCCCTTTGGAATGTCGCCCCGATAGCTATCAGGCGTGGTACCAACAAGGGAAACAGTTGCACCATTGGCGGCGTTATAAAGAAGCACTCAACAGCTACGAAAAAGCGCTCGAATATTATCCCCAAGATTATTGGACGTGGTACGAACGGGGTAAAGTGTTGGAGGATTTGGGGCGTTATGGGGAAGCCGCAGACAGTTACGATTGCGCTTCAATGGTGCAGCCGGATAATTACTGGGGGTGGTACGCTCAAGGCTATATTGCCCTTAAGGAATTACACGACTACGATCGCGCGATCCTTTGTTTTAACCGCACGCTTCAGACTAAACCCGATGATTATTGGAGTTATTACCGCAAAGGAGAAGCCTTGCGCAAACGAGGACGCTATCAGGGCGCGATCGTCTGTTTTGATAAAATTTTAGAGCTGTATCCCAACAATTATTGGGCGTGGTATCGCCGTGGGGATGCCCTTCGAGACTGGGGAAAATTCGATCGCGCGATCGCTTGCTACGACAAAGCCTTAGCTTGTAAACCGGGCGATTATTGGGCGTGGTATCAACGGGCCAAAATTTTAAGACAGTTCGGACGTTGGGAAACCGCAATTCAAAGTTACATTCAAGCCCTAACCGCAGAACCCGACGATCCCTATGCTTGGTACGAACAAGCCTGTTGTTATTCCCGCCTCGGCGATCTCGCAGGGATGATTAGCAGTTTAGAACGTGCCATTCACCTGCATCCGGATTGGTCTTTGAACTCTATTTCATCCGAACCCAGTTTTGATAATTTTCGAGACAATAATTGGTTGATTGAGTTGTTATCTCAGGCAAAGAGCAAGTCGTAG
- a CDS encoding DUF3143 domain-containing protein, translated as MSRSNPDVPLPNHPLPNSDTPLYNHPLPDIEQWLIQLGCQQDPQNPHCWNVERPSWKAELCLEIEELAVRYIDLVGETKDIKRSFKYSLSRHDIEAAVFSGP; from the coding sequence ATGTCTCGTTCCAATCCCGATGTGCCATTACCGAATCACCCCCTGCCCAATTCCGATACGCCCTTATATAATCACCCGCTACCCGATATCGAACAGTGGCTCATACAGCTTGGCTGTCAGCAAGATCCCCAAAATCCCCACTGCTGGAACGTCGAGCGACCCAGTTGGAAAGCCGAACTATGCTTAGAAATTGAAGAATTAGCCGTGCGCTACATCGACCTAGTGGGGGAAACCAAAGACATCAAACGCTCATTCAAATATTCCCTCAGTCGTCACGACATTGAGGCTGCGGTATTTTCTGGGCCCTAG
- a CDS encoding serine/threonine-protein kinase, which translates to MLKVGSNAAAPERLLNKRYHVIAVLSSVGLGKTYTAVDTYRPGQPKCVIKCLTPVSRDRDCLQVVRHLFDREAQILAALEDCDRVPQLFDRVEIDRTFYLIQEFIEGQSLNEIFHLSRPWNEPQTVAFLQDILGILAFAHPKGIIHSDLRPDKLILRQKDAKWVLTGFNVLNQERSQWANLPNQISASIALGTLGYMPVEQLRGKPLPSSDIYSLGMMGIQALTGLNPVELEEDPRTGEVLWQHQANVSDELAAILSKMVCYHIRDRYSDVQEVLEALQALPIVDSEPIDRLPQEAPVSSLAVVPPPPEPQAGWYLSSLRAASLVTFISAIAGASGFFFLRSPELLSQIEQWFDFGRDPLAQAKGKYQDGELEAAIALARSIAPESPVYSDAQSAIAQWQKDWKNAQTTVEAATQAFQKGQWQTVLQKAEQIPDIKYWQEKVATLVERATINLDRQAQQTLEEAYSQARDKNFTRALDTLKEIPPKTATHAKAKEKIAEYRTKQSIRANYFLQQAYNRAVERDFTEALDFLAKIPPQTPAYATAQGKVAEYKRKQNIKANHLLQRAYNRAIVRDFNGALRHLQQIPENTIAYAKAQEKIAEYSSVQGRSITPQPQPFKSDPFIRSQKSQQPEAIPTSTLPLPPNLNPGNQLYEINTP; encoded by the coding sequence ATGTTAAAAGTCGGTTCAAATGCTGCCGCACCAGAACGGTTATTGAATAAACGCTATCACGTTATTGCCGTTCTCAGTAGTGTCGGTTTGGGGAAAACTTACACGGCAGTTGATACCTATCGGCCGGGACAACCGAAATGTGTTATCAAGTGTCTTACGCCGGTCAGTCGCGATCGCGATTGTCTGCAAGTGGTGAGACATTTGTTCGATCGCGAGGCTCAAATTTTAGCAGCTTTGGAAGATTGCGATCGCGTGCCTCAATTATTCGATCGCGTCGAGATCGATCGAACCTTTTATTTAATTCAAGAATTTATTGAAGGACAATCCCTCAACGAAATTTTCCACCTCAGCCGTCCTTGGAACGAACCTCAAACTGTCGCATTTCTTCAGGATATTTTAGGGATTTTAGCCTTCGCGCACCCTAAAGGAATTATTCATAGCGATTTGCGACCGGATAAGCTCATTCTCCGTCAAAAAGATGCAAAATGGGTCTTAACCGGATTCAATGTCCTCAATCAAGAACGGAGTCAATGGGCAAATCTCCCCAACCAAATCAGCGCGAGTATTGCTTTGGGAACTTTGGGTTATATGCCTGTCGAACAGTTACGCGGCAAACCTTTACCGAGTAGCGATATCTATTCTCTCGGAATGATGGGGATACAAGCCTTAACGGGGTTAAATCCGGTGGAATTGGAGGAAGATCCCCGAACGGGTGAAGTTCTCTGGCAACATCAGGCGAATGTTAGCGATGAATTAGCGGCAATTTTATCAAAAATGGTCTGCTACCACATTCGCGATCGTTACAGCGATGTACAGGAAGTATTGGAAGCCCTGCAAGCCTTACCCATTGTCGATTCAGAACCCATCGATCGGCTACCGCAAGAAGCGCCAGTTTCTTCCCTCGCTGTGGTTCCGCCTCCCCCCGAACCGCAAGCCGGATGGTATTTGTCTAGTTTGAGAGCGGCGAGTTTGGTGACGTTTATCTCTGCAATTGCGGGAGCGAGCGGTTTCTTTTTCCTGCGATCGCCTGAATTATTAAGCCAGATCGAGCAATGGTTTGATTTTGGTCGCGATCCCCTTGCTCAAGCGAAGGGCAAGTATCAAGATGGGGAATTGGAAGCCGCGATCGCGCTGGCACGATCCATTGCACCTGAAAGTCCTGTCTATTCTGACGCTCAGTCCGCGATCGCGCAATGGCAAAAAGATTGGAAAAATGCTCAAACCACCGTTGAAGCAGCGACTCAAGCTTTTCAGAAAGGTCAGTGGCAAACCGTTCTCCAAAAAGCAGAGCAAATCCCCGATATTAAATATTGGCAGGAAAAAGTTGCCACCCTTGTCGAACGCGCCACAATCAACCTCGATCGGCAAGCACAACAGACTTTAGAAGAAGCTTACAGCCAAGCGAGGGATAAAAACTTTACCCGCGCCTTAGACACCCTCAAGGAGATTCCCCCCAAAACCGCAACCCACGCCAAAGCCAAAGAAAAGATCGCTGAATATCGCACAAAACAGAGCATTAGAGCCAATTATTTTCTCCAGCAAGCCTACAATCGAGCCGTTGAAAGGGATTTTACCGAAGCTTTGGATTTTCTCGCCAAAATCCCCCCCCAAACGCCCGCTTACGCCACTGCACAAGGTAAAGTTGCTGAATACAAGCGCAAACAGAATATTAAAGCCAACCATCTCCTGCAACGCGCCTACAATCGCGCGATCGTCCGAGACTTTAACGGAGCCTTGCGTCATTTACAACAAATCCCGGAAAATACAATTGCCTATGCCAAAGCTCAGGAAAAGATTGCGGAATATTCATCCGTACAAGGTCGTTCCATCACACCTCAACCCCAACCTTTTAAGTCAGATCCTTTCATTCGTTCCCAAAAATCCCAGCAACCGGAAGCGATTCCCACTAGCACCCTTCCCCTTCCTCCCAATCTCAATCCCGGAAACCAACTCTACGAAATTAACACGCCTTAA
- a CDS encoding type II toxin-antitoxin system HicB family antitoxin, protein MNRYSMIVQWSDEDRLFLVTIPEFSDLVVMPCTHGKTREEAIRNGEEVMEMYLEAWQAEGEAIPEPRTLQVA, encoded by the coding sequence ATGAATCGATATAGCATGATTGTTCAATGGTCTGATGAAGATCGGCTTTTCCTGGTCACGATCCCGGAATTTTCCGATCTTGTGGTGATGCCTTGTACTCACGGAAAAACTCGTGAAGAAGCGATTCGCAATGGTGAAGAAGTGATGGAAATGTACCTGGAGGCTTGGCAGGCAGAAGGTGAGGCTATTCCCGAACCCAGAACACTTCAAGTAGCTTGA
- a CDS encoding SpoIIE family protein phosphatase → MSQASSKKLKLMVVDDEPDNLDLLYRTFRRDFRVFKAESAVSALEVLDKEGEMAVIISDQRMPVMNGTEFLGKTVERFPETIRILLTGYTDVEDLVDAINSGKVFKYITKPWNPENLKAVVQQASETYKVLKQRTNELRRALRREEALNLVMAAIREEALDYEKMLQTIVRTIGQNFGASRSILHPIESAPAMPESFSYKAEDVIEEIGDSFPDATVAIEKVLETHQTQTTEGDIKERSWMELAIPLTVQQQPLAVLYLARLTRSGNWTDSDIKLLESVAEQAALALSQAKLYQRTQQQAQKMRAELEVARQIQHNLLRQSWGEVEGAKVQASCYPAREVGGDFFEVYVHPQGDVWLAVGDVSGKGVPAALFMASAISILRRELSQEISPEPDVVMRNLNQTMNEDLFGTNCFITMVIARYTPTTYKLVYANAGHIYPMVWNHQASPEEEPDYLKVRGVPVGILPVWKAKAGEMVLEQGDILLVTSDGITEATVVKDINSGGPPSPDSSSFLNQEGLWHLILQDTQSFDLTALLERFREYTNQIQEDDQTMLSLEVL, encoded by the coding sequence ATGAGTCAGGCAAGTAGCAAGAAATTGAAATTAATGGTGGTAGACGACGAACCTGACAACCTCGATTTACTTTACCGTACCTTTCGTAGAGATTTCCGCGTTTTTAAAGCAGAAAGTGCAGTGAGCGCATTGGAAGTTTTGGATAAGGAAGGGGAAATGGCAGTGATTATTTCCGACCAACGGATGCCTGTCATGAACGGCACGGAGTTCCTCGGAAAAACCGTCGAACGCTTTCCCGAAACCATTCGCATTCTTTTAACTGGATACACAGATGTTGAAGATTTAGTTGATGCTATTAACTCCGGTAAAGTTTTTAAATACATCACTAAACCGTGGAATCCAGAAAATTTAAAAGCCGTCGTTCAACAAGCTTCCGAAACCTATAAAGTTCTCAAACAAAGAACCAACGAGCTACGCCGCGCTTTACGGCGAGAAGAAGCCCTAAACCTAGTAATGGCTGCAATTCGCGAGGAGGCGCTTGACTACGAAAAAATGCTCCAAACCATTGTGAGGACAATTGGGCAAAATTTTGGGGCAAGCCGAAGTATTTTACATCCGATTGAAAGCGCTCCTGCAATGCCTGAATCTTTCTCTTATAAGGCGGAGGATGTTATAGAAGAGATTGGCGATAGTTTTCCCGATGCAACTGTTGCCATTGAAAAAGTCCTAGAAACCCATCAAACACAAACCACTGAAGGAGATATCAAGGAGCGCAGTTGGATGGAATTGGCGATTCCCTTAACCGTTCAGCAGCAACCCCTAGCCGTTTTATACCTCGCTCGCCTGACTCGTTCGGGAAATTGGACGGATTCTGATATTAAATTGTTGGAGTCGGTCGCCGAACAAGCAGCACTTGCCCTCTCTCAGGCTAAACTGTATCAACGCACTCAGCAACAAGCCCAGAAAATGCGAGCGGAGTTGGAGGTTGCTCGGCAAATTCAGCATAATTTGCTGCGACAAAGCTGGGGTGAGGTTGAAGGGGCAAAAGTGCAAGCAAGCTGCTATCCCGCGCGGGAGGTGGGTGGCGACTTTTTTGAAGTGTACGTTCACCCCCAAGGTGATGTTTGGTTAGCAGTTGGCGATGTTTCGGGTAAAGGCGTTCCGGCGGCTTTGTTTATGGCGAGTGCGATTTCTATTCTTCGACGAGAATTATCTCAAGAAATTTCCCCGGAACCCGATGTGGTGATGCGAAATTTAAATCAGACGATGAATGAGGATTTATTCGGTACGAATTGCTTCATTACAATGGTCATTGCTCGTTATACTCCCACAACCTATAAACTGGTTTATGCGAATGCAGGTCATATTTATCCAATGGTTTGGAATCACCAAGCCAGCCCAGAAGAAGAACCCGATTACTTGAAAGTTCGAGGCGTTCCTGTTGGAATTTTGCCCGTTTGGAAAGCTAAGGCAGGAGAAATGGTTTTAGAACAAGGTGATATATTGCTTGTAACAAGTGATGGGATTACAGAAGCTACTGTGGTAAAGGATATTAATTCAGGAGGGCCGCCCTCTCCCGATAGCAGTTCCTTTCTCAATCAAGAAGGACTCTGGCATCTTATTTTGCAGGACACTCAATCTTTCGATCTCACTGCCCTTTTAGAGCGCTTTCGCGAATATACGAACCAAATTCAAGAAGATGACCAAACTATGCTATCTCTGGAGGTTCTGTAG
- a CDS encoding serine/threonine protein kinase, which produces MEEIAIEVIARRNPGDTQMIGQCLRDRYQIESLLSRQRGRRTFLARDLDAQSPVVIKLLLFDPDFVWDDLKLFEREAETLKSLNHPSIPKYLDSFDVALEWGKGFAFVQNYIDARSLQDWVQSGRRFSEDELKMMAKELLEILDYLHTRQPPVIHRDIKPSNILLRDRSGNNPGELHLVDFGSVQTAIHSGTVTIVGTYGYMPPEQFGGRTVPASDLYSLGATLIYLSTGQHPADLPQKDSHLQFERLVQLSPTFKKWLSQSIKPSLEKRFKSAKTALQALNNPERTDILPSLKQRPAWSRIGFIKNEEELKITFPRYLNRRKTSWDRQESEIGCGGCLSIIASLFILFIGSLFILFLLSIFFAFYPITVCSIFVILLSVLIITFNLATEYYLNREILVIKTKLFGQTISKGHPIPREAICKLEVTKPYFKEIFIGGTPSFINPQIILWTGINPTPIVLKGAQGPEIDWLAAELSNWLGIPIQYQEIPIIKSL; this is translated from the coding sequence ATGGAGGAGATTGCAATTGAAGTAATCGCAAGACGCAACCCAGGGGATACGCAAATGATCGGTCAATGCTTGCGCGATCGCTACCAGATTGAATCGCTTCTCAGTCGCCAAAGAGGACGCAGAACCTTTCTCGCGAGGGATTTAGACGCGCAATCTCCCGTTGTCATTAAATTGCTCCTTTTCGATCCGGATTTTGTTTGGGACGATCTCAAGCTGTTTGAACGAGAAGCAGAAACCCTTAAATCTCTCAATCACCCTTCTATTCCGAAGTATCTCGATAGCTTTGATGTGGCGTTGGAATGGGGGAAAGGGTTTGCCTTCGTGCAAAATTATATCGACGCGCGATCGCTTCAGGATTGGGTGCAGTCGGGACGGAGGTTTAGCGAAGACGAACTGAAAATGATGGCTAAGGAACTCCTCGAAATTCTCGACTATCTCCATACGCGCCAACCCCCGGTCATTCATCGAGATATTAAGCCCAGTAATATTTTATTGCGCGATCGCAGTGGCAACAATCCCGGCGAACTCCATCTCGTTGATTTTGGTTCGGTACAAACCGCCATACATAGCGGAACCGTTACCATTGTTGGAACCTACGGCTATATGCCTCCCGAACAATTTGGCGGACGAACCGTCCCCGCATCCGATCTCTACAGTCTGGGTGCAACCTTAATCTATCTATCCACAGGACAGCATCCCGCCGATCTCCCTCAAAAAGATTCTCACCTTCAATTTGAGCGATTGGTGCAACTGAGTCCCACTTTTAAAAAATGGTTGAGCCAAAGCATCAAACCCAGTTTAGAAAAGCGTTTTAAATCAGCAAAAACAGCACTCCAAGCCTTAAACAATCCCGAACGCACCGATATACTCCCTTCACTCAAACAGCGACCTGCCTGGAGTCGTATTGGGTTTATAAAGAATGAAGAAGAATTGAAAATAACGTTCCCAAGATATCTCAATAGAAGAAAAACAAGCTGGGACAGACAAGAATCAGAAATAGGATGTGGAGGCTGTCTATCAATTATTGCATCGTTATTTATTCTTTTTATTGGATCGCTATTTATTCTTTTTCTTCTTTCAATATTCTTTGCCTTTTATCCAATTACAGTATGCAGTATTTTTGTAATTCTGTTGTCTGTCCTAATTATTACGTTTAATTTAGCGACAGAATATTATCTCAACCGCGAAATTCTTGTTATCAAAACGAAATTGTTCGGTCAAACAATCAGCAAGGGTCATCCAATACCACGAGAAGCCATTTGTAAGCTAGAAGTCACAAAACCGTACTTTAAAGAAATTTTTATCGGTGGCACTCCTTCCTTCATTAATCCTCAAATTATTCTTTGGACAGGAATAAACCCAACTCCGATTGTACTAAAAGGCGCGCAAGGACCCGAAATCGATTGGCTCGCCGCAGAACTCAGCAATTGGCTAGGAATCCCCATTCAATATCAAGAAATCCCCATTATTAAATCTCTATAA
- a CDS encoding pentapeptide repeat-containing protein, with product MKVSATAIFTTIIALSAIAPVQAVNSRHLSRLLKTNQCQRCNLTRANLGNLDLSGANLAGADLTGANLTGAQLVGANLSQATLNYATLNYALLLNANISGARFQFANLSYATLFRATALEPADFSGANLTGTTMPSGKIAETEQSQSQSP from the coding sequence ATGAAAGTTAGCGCCACTGCAATCTTCACAACAATTATCGCCCTATCCGCGATCGCGCCGGTACAAGCCGTTAATTCCCGCCACCTTTCCCGACTGCTCAAAACCAACCAATGTCAGCGATGCAACCTAACCCGCGCCAACTTAGGCAACCTCGATCTCAGCGGCGCAAATCTCGCAGGAGCAGACTTAACCGGAGCCAACCTCACCGGGGCGCAATTGGTAGGAGCCAACCTCAGCCAAGCCACCTTAAACTACGCCACCTTGAATTATGCCCTGCTCCTCAATGCCAATATTAGCGGCGCGCGATTTCAATTTGCCAACCTCAGCTATGCCACCTTATTTCGCGCAACAGCTCTCGAACCTGCGGATTTCAGTGGTGCGAACTTGACAGGAACCACAATGCCCTCCGGCAAAATTGCCGAAACCGAACAATCTCAATCGCAAAGTCCATAA
- a CDS encoding J domain-containing protein, producing MNQDRQRPQPTQRQLSPQGRLVNSYYGLLGVHASASVIEIRRAYRELSKRYHPDTTTLPSAIAIAKFQQLNEAYATLSNPERRSNYDNKIGYSRLNVIQVPQDPAQTHANAKNQLFSNSAYLDPTDRPLSTGELFALFILGATFLGCLLLAIFIGLTRGDAAFQIPTVSLTPVTQSERVRLTSPLYSQLTPSYATLVEMDSLSSSLNAPFIP from the coding sequence GTGAATCAGGATCGACAACGCCCCCAACCCACTCAACGCCAGCTTTCCCCGCAAGGACGATTGGTCAATAGTTACTACGGGCTGTTAGGGGTTCATGCCTCTGCCTCGGTTATCGAGATTCGGCGTGCCTATCGAGAGTTGAGCAAGCGCTATCATCCCGACACCACAACTTTACCGTCCGCGATCGCGATCGCCAAATTTCAACAACTCAACGAAGCCTACGCCACCCTGAGCAATCCCGAACGCAGATCGAACTACGACAACAAAATTGGCTATTCTCGCCTCAATGTCATTCAAGTCCCGCAAGATCCAGCACAAACTCACGCTAATGCTAAAAATCAACTTTTCTCTAACTCTGCCTATCTCGATCCCACCGATCGCCCCCTCTCCACCGGAGAACTCTTTGCCCTATTTATTCTCGGTGCGACCTTTCTAGGATGCTTGCTCCTCGCCATTTTCATTGGTTTAACCAGAGGCGATGCCGCATTCCAAATTCCCACCGTCTCCCTTACTCCCGTAACCCAGTCAGAACGAGTTCGACTTACCTCACCCCTCTACTCGCAGCTCACCCCTTCCTACGCTACGCTGGTTGAGATGGATAGTTTGTCCTCATCCCTCAATGCCCCATTCATTCCCTAA
- a CDS encoding ATP-binding protein encodes MKTELHIPSDLKFLAVVECWLLDCLEIELGDSVDWPRQSSRLRLALVEAYSNVVRHAHKEQPHIPVLLRLELDDRDLALEIWDHGNGFDLSTYLPPKPDEKKEGGYGWLIMNRLMDRVEYRLQVNGRNCLKLETSLPPAEV; translated from the coding sequence ATGAAAACAGAACTACACATCCCAAGCGATTTGAAATTCTTAGCTGTTGTCGAATGCTGGCTGCTAGACTGTCTGGAGATTGAGTTGGGCGATTCTGTGGATTGGCCTCGCCAGTCCAGTCGTCTGCGATTGGCTTTGGTTGAAGCTTATTCCAATGTCGTTCGCCACGCCCACAAAGAACAGCCCCACATTCCGGTTCTTCTGCGTTTAGAGTTAGACGATCGCGATCTTGCATTAGAAATCTGGGATCATGGTAATGGGTTTGACCTCTCCACCTATTTGCCTCCTAAACCCGATGAGAAGAAGGAAGGGGGATATGGTTGGTTAATTATGAATCGATTGATGGATCGCGTAGAGTATCGCTTACAGGTGAATGGTCGCAATTGTCTTAAGCTTGAGACGAGTTTGCCCCCAGCAGAGGTATAA
- the pyk gene encoding pyruvate kinase, translating into MRLPFAGSGFPRRTKIVATVGPATLKPSVLRSLIEAGATTLRLNFSHGTHEDHQRAIRLIRQTAFELDRPVGILQDLQGPKIRLGKFENGSIQLEKGDPFTLTSHQRICDREIGYVSYKNLANEVPPGAIIMLDDGKVEMQVEEIDRENQNLHCRVRVGGVLSNNKGVNFPNVSLSIKALTEKDRIDLMFGLDQGVDWVALSFVCNPQDILEIKELIANAGKSVPVIAKIEKHEAIQQMEAILSLCDGVMVARGDLGVELPAEDVPILQKRLIATANQLGIPVITATQMLDSMVNNPRPTRAEISDVANAILDGTDAVMLSNETAVGNYPVEAVSIMDKIAIRMEQELPRTRNMAILTRSIPNAISEAVGQIAEQLEASAIMTLTKTGSTARNVSKFRPQTPILAVTPHVDVARQLQLVWGVKPLLVLDLPSTGETFQAAINVAQEKQLLAEGDLVVLTAGTLQGVAGSTDLIKVEVVTAILGQGIGIGEGSVSGRARVVRNPKEIANFSPGEILVAPSTNADYVEVIRKAAGIITEESSLTSHAAVIGLRLGIPAIVGLKNATEVIREGAILSIDAQRGMVYSGATAHNSASSVGVNLPM; encoded by the coding sequence ATGCGCCTTCCCTTCGCCGGATCGGGTTTTCCCCGTCGGACAAAAATCGTCGCCACTGTCGGGCCTGCAACCCTCAAGCCTTCCGTATTGCGGAGCTTAATCGAAGCGGGCGCTACCACGCTACGATTGAACTTTTCCCACGGAACCCACGAAGATCACCAACGAGCCATTCGCTTGATTCGTCAAACGGCATTTGAACTCGATCGACCCGTCGGAATTTTACAAGACTTACAGGGACCCAAAATTCGGTTGGGGAAATTTGAAAACGGTTCGATTCAACTGGAGAAAGGCGACCCCTTCACGCTCACCAGTCACCAACGCATTTGCGATCGAGAAATCGGCTACGTCAGCTACAAAAATCTTGCCAACGAAGTCCCCCCCGGCGCAATCATCATGCTCGACGATGGGAAAGTTGAGATGCAAGTTGAAGAAATCGATCGCGAAAATCAAAACCTCCACTGTCGCGTGCGCGTCGGCGGCGTTCTCTCCAATAACAAAGGCGTTAATTTCCCCAATGTCAGCCTTTCCATCAAAGCATTAACAGAAAAAGACCGCATAGATTTAATGTTCGGTCTAGATCAAGGAGTCGATTGGGTCGCCCTCAGCTTTGTTTGCAATCCCCAAGATATCCTCGAAATCAAAGAACTGATTGCCAACGCCGGGAAATCCGTCCCTGTCATTGCCAAAATCGAGAAACACGAAGCTATCCAGCAAATGGAAGCGATTCTCTCCCTGTGCGACGGCGTAATGGTTGCCAGGGGAGACTTAGGCGTTGAACTTCCCGCCGAAGACGTGCCGATTTTGCAAAAACGACTCATTGCCACTGCCAATCAGTTGGGCATTCCGGTGATTACCGCCACGCAAATGCTCGACAGCATGGTGAACAATCCCCGTCCCACCCGTGCTGAAATTTCCGACGTGGCGAACGCCATTTTGGATGGAACCGATGCGGTCATGCTCTCCAACGAAACCGCCGTTGGCAACTATCCCGTTGAAGCCGTCTCGATTATGGATAAGATTGCCATTCGTATGGAGCAGGAATTGCCCCGAACGCGAAATATGGCAATTTTGACGCGATCGATCCCCAACGCCATTTCCGAAGCGGTTGGTCAGATTGCCGAACAACTCGAAGCCTCAGCGATCATGACCCTCACCAAAACCGGATCGACCGCCCGCAATGTCTCCAAATTTCGCCCGCAAACCCCCATCCTAGCCGTTACGCCCCACGTTGATGTCGCGCGGCAATTGCAGCTTGTTTGGGGCGTAAAACCCCTACTCGTTCTCGATCTCCCCTCAACCGGAGAAACCTTCCAAGCCGCGATTAATGTTGCCCAGGAAAAACAACTCTTAGCAGAAGGCGATTTGGTTGTCCTCACCGCCGGAACCCTACAGGGCGTTGCAGGCTCGACAGATCTCATCAAAGTTGAAGTGGTCACGGCAATTCTCGGTCAAGGGATTGGCATCGGCGAAGGATCGGTGAGCGGTCGCGCCCGCGTCGTCCGCAATCCCAAAGAAATCGCTAACTTCAGCCCCGGAGAAATTCTCGTCGCACCGTCCACCAATGCCGATTACGTCGAGGTCATTCGCAAAGCTGCGGGAATCATTACCGAAGAGTCCAGTTTAACCAGTCATGCCGCAGTGATTGGGCTGCGCCTTGGCATTCCCGCGATCGTCGGATTAAAGAATGCAACAGAGGTGATTCGCGAAGGGGCTATTTTAAGCATTGACGCTCAACGAGGCATGGTCTATTCAGGGGCAACAGCCCACAATTCTGCCAGTAGCGTCGGTGTCAATTTGCCCATGTAA